The sequence CCAGCTCGTTTCGTGTGGGCAGGTTCTCCCAGTCGCCGACGGCGGTGACGGCGCAGGCGCTGAGCGTCACAGCTCGTGCTAGTCGCTCTTGCGGTCCGAGTCCGTCGAGGGTGGCTGACAGGTAGCCGGCGCAGAACGCATCGCCGGCGCCGGTGGTGTCGAGGACGTCGACCGGCGGTGCTGGGTGGTCGTAGCGGCTATCGGGTGTGAACAGGCTGGCGCCGCGCCTGGCTCGCTTCACCGCCAGCTCGTGGGTGGCTCCGTCGAGCAGCCGCTCGACCATGGCTGTTTCATCGTCTCCCTCGGTCACCAGCGAGAGTTCGTCCTCGGAGGCGACGATCACGTCGATGTAGGGGAGGAGGCTGCGTAGAGCGGTGCGGGCTTCGTGCCGGTTCCATAGGCGGGCGCGGTGGTTGACGTCCAGGACGACGGTAACCCTATGGTTGGCCGCGACCTCGGCCAGCCTCTGTGTCAGCCCGGCCGGCCCGGGCCCCAGGGCCGGTGTGATGCCGGTGAGGTGAAGGAGCGAGGCGTCGTCGAACAGCTCCGGGGTCACGTCGTCAGGGGACATGCGGCTGGCTGCGGAGTCGGATCGGTAGTAGTGGACCCGGACGTTGCGGCCTGGGAGCCGGTCGGTCAGCATGAGCCCGGTCGGCGCGGCATCGTCGTACTGGACGGTGGTGAGGTCGACGCCCTCCGCGCGCAGTGTTCGCGCCACCAGGGCCCCGGGTTCGTCCTGGCCGAGTCGGCTGAACCAGCGCACTGGGTGGCGCAGTCGCGCCAGGCCGATGGCGACGTTGGCCTCGGCGCCGGCGACGGTGAGATGCGTGGGACCGCCGAGTCGTAGCGGGTGCTCCGAGCGAACGACCGCCATCGCCTCGCCGACCGTCAGGACTCCTCGGCTTGTCATGAGCGCGCGACCGACGCGAGCACCTTGTGGGCGCGTTCTGCTAGCGCGTCAAGGTCGCCTCCCTGCGCCGCGTCGGCGAGCAGCGGCGACCCAAGGCCGACTGCCACCGCACCGGCGTCCAGGTAATCCCGGCCCGAATCGAGGGAGACACCGCCCACGGGCGCGAACGCGACTTCGGGAAACGGGTCGGTGAGTGCGCGGATGTAGCGCGGGCCGCCGAGGGAGGCGGGAAAGATCTTGATGGCGTCGGCGCCGAGGTCGACGGCGGTGGCGACCTCGGTTGGGGTGAGCGCGCCGGCCACGACGGGTACGCCGACCCGGACGGCCTCACGGACAGCCGGGTTCAGGGCGGGGGTGACGGCGTATGCAGCCCCGGCCTCGACCGCTCGGTGCAGCGCCGCCGCGTCGGGGACTGTTCCGGCGCCGAGCCCACCGTCGTCACCGACCTCGTGGGTCACGGTGCGGATCACCTCGAGGGCGTCGGGTGTGGTCAGGGAGATCTCGAGAACCCGGACTCCTGCTTGAACAAGGGTCAGCGCGCATGTCACGGCGAGCTCGGGGTCGCGAGTGCGGATGATCGCGAAAGCGCGGTGGCGCTCGAGCAGGGCGACGAGCTCGCCGGTGCTGGTGTTGTCGGGGTTGGTGGTTACCACTCTGCCAGACCTCCGTCCTCGTACCGCCAGATCGGGGACCTCCACTGGTGGCCCAGCTCGGCCGCGCGTCGCACCGCGGCCTCGTCGACCTCGATGCCAAGCCCGGGTCCGATCGGCCGGGCCACGTGGCCGTTGACGAACCGGAAGGGCGTCCTGTCGACGACGTAGTCGAGCAGCTCGGTCCCGTGGTTGTAGTGGATGCCCAGGCTCTGCTCCTGAATCAGGAAGTTGGGCGTCGCGAACGCGATCTGCAGGCTGGCCGCGAGCGCGATCGGTCCGAGCGGGCAGTGGGGCGCCATCGAGACACCGTGCACCTCCGCCATCGCGCCGATCCGTCGCACCTCGGAGATGCCGCCGGCATGGGAGAGGTCGGGCTGCGCGACGCTGATGCCCGCGCCGAGCACTGGGAGGAAGTCCCACCGGGAGTAGAGCCGCTCCCCGAGGGCGAGCGGCACCGTGCTGCACGCGGCGATCTGCGCGGTGAGGTGTCCTAGCTCGGGGAGGACAGCCTCCTCGACGAACATCGGGCGGTACGGCTCGAGAAGCGGCAACAGCCGCTGCGCGTTGGCCGGAGACACGCGACCGTGGAAGTCGAGCGCGAGGTCACGGTCCTCACCGAGCACCTCACGTGCGTTCTGCACACGAGCAAGGACGGTGTCGATCTCACGCGGTGAGGCGATGGGGCTCATGCGTCCCGTCGCGTTCATCTTCACCGCGGTCAGGCCGTGCTCCATCTGCTGGCTGATCGCGTCGGCGATCTCGGACGGCTCGTCGCCTCCGACCCAGGAGTAGATCCGGACGCGGTCACGGACGGGTCCACCGAGCAGGCCGTGCACCGGGACGTCTCGAACCTTGCCGGCGATGTCCCACAGCGCCTGGTCGAGGCCGGCGATCGCGCTGGAAAGGACAGGGCCGCCGCGGTAGAAGCCGCCGCGAGTCATGGTCTGCCAGTGGTCCTCGATCCGGAGAGGATCGGCGCCCAGCAGCAGTTCCGCGAGGGTGTCGACAGCGACGCGGACGGTCTCGGCGCGGCCTTCGACGACGGGTTCACCCCATCCCACCACGCCCTCATCGGTCTGGACACGGACGAATAGCCACCGAGGCGGCACCAGAAATGTCTCGACGCCGGTGATCTTCACGCCTGCGTCCCCTCCCGGATCCGTTCCACGTCGAGTACCGACTTCGCGAGCAGACCCCGCATCGCCTGCTCGGCAGCATCGGGGTCGCCGTCGACGATGGCGTCTCTCACCGAGGCGTGCGCCGGAGTGGGGTCGTCGTCGGGGATGCCGCCGTGCACCATCTGGTCGCGGGCCACAAGGCCTGCGGCCATGACGGCCTCCATTTGCACGAGCATCTCGTTATGGGTTGCACCGAAGACCGCCCCGTGGAAGGCGAGGTCGGCTGCGACCGCGCTCCCCTCTCCCTGCGCGGCGCGCAGCATCATGTCCAACGCCTGGTCCAGCACCTCCAGGTCGTCCTCGGTTCTGCGCAGGGCCGCCAGGCGGGCGCTCGCAGGCTCGATGATGCCGCGGACCTCGGAGAGATCGGTGATCAGGTCGTCGCCGTGGTTCGCCTCGAACTGCCATCGCATGATGTCGGCATCGAGCAGGTTCCATTCCCGGCGTGGAAGCACGAAGGTTCCACGCTTCTGCCGCGCATCGACGAGCCCCTTGGCTTTGAGTACGCGCAGCGCCTCACGGATCACTGTGCGGCTGACGTCGAGGTCGACCTCGAGGCGGGTAGGGTCGAGGGTCTGGCCCTCGGTGACGTCGCCGGCCAGGATGCGCCGGCCGAGAATCTCCACCACCTCCCCGTGGAGTCCACGACCCGCGTACGCGCCCAGCGGGGCCGGCCGGGCCCTCATGCCGAGGCCTTCATGACGCTCCAGCCTCCATCAACCACCAGGGATGCACCGGTGATGAAGGACGCGTCCGCGGACAACAGAAACGCGATGGCGGCTGCCGCCTCGTCTGCGCTTCCCAGCCGCCCCGCCACGGTTGCGCCGGCGCTCAGCTCCCGGTCCTCTGGGGAGACGCGGTCCCAGGCGCCGCTCACGATCGGACCGGGTACCACGGTGTTGACGCGCACGGCGGGCCCGTACTCCACGGCGAGCTGACGTGCCAGCGAGATCAGGCCACCCTTGGACGCGGCGTACGCAGGGTGGCCAGGCAGCCCGATGAAGGCATGCACCGATGACACGAACGTGGCTGCCGCTCCCCCCGGGTGCGTACTGGCGCGCATCCCCGGCAGGCACGCTGTGAACCCGAGGTGTGCCGCGGTCAGGTTCACCGCGATCTGGCGCTCCCATGACTCCGGGGTGGTCTCGTGGGCGGCCGCGAAGTCCAACGTGAAGGCGTTGCTGACCAACAGGTCCACCGGTCCGAACTCCTCCTGTGCGGCGTTCACGACCTGGCCCCACCGGGCGGGATCGCTGACGTCGGCTACCTGTGCGATCGCGGTGCATCCAGCGTTCCGGAGCTGATCTGCCACCTCGCTCACGCGTGGGGAGACATCCATCAGCACCACGCTGGCCCCGTCGCGTCCTAGACGCGCCGCGGTGGCTGCACCGATCCCAGACGCGGCGCCGGTAACCACCGCAACCCGATCACGGAAGCGCTCTGCGCCCGATGCGGGAGCCTCGCTGCTGGTCATGCGCGGAACTCTACACTAATGAGTTTTATATGACTTAATCTTGACAGCCGCAGGTGGGCGCGGGCAGAGTGATTGCCCCGGGTGCGGCGCGGGCGGTGAGCGCGGACGCTGAGCGCCCGAGGTGGAGCGGCGGTGTCCGTCTGAAGGAGGCGTGCCGATGTTGTCGCGGGGTCGCGTTCGTGCCGGTTTGCGGTGCTCTGGTCGTGGGTTAGCGACGGACATGCGCACCACCTGGGGAGGCGACCGGTGACCGCTCACCCGGGCGGACGGTGGCTGCGCTCGCCGCGTGAGGTCTCCGGTGAGGTGCCCGCGGCGCGGATCGCCTTCGGTGCTGATTACAACCCCGAGCAGTGGCCGCGGCATGTGTGGGACGAGGACGTGCGGCTCATGAAAGAGGCCGGGGTCAACATCGTTTCGCTGGCGATCTTCTCCTGGTCTCAGCTGCAGCCGACGGCGTCGCGGTGGGAGTTTGGCTGGCTCGCCGACGTCCTCGACCTGCTGCACGCAAACGACGTTGCCGTGTGCCTTGCCACGGCAACCGCCTCGCCGCCGCCGTGGCTGACCGCGAAGCATCCGGAGGTGCTGCCGGTCACCCGGACGGGGGAGACGGTCTGGCCCGGCGCCCGCCAGCACTGGCGGCCCACCTCCGCAGTGTTCCGCTCTTACGCGCTGGAGCTCGTGCGAGCGCTTGCCCAGCGGTACGGCGACCATCCGGCGCTCGCGGCCTGGCATGTTTCCAACGAGTTGGGTTGTCACAACGTCTACGACTACTCCGACGACGCGGCAGATGCCTTCCGTTCCTGGCTGCGCAGGCGGTACCAGACGATCGAGGGACTGAACACTGCGTGGGGCACCTCGTTCTGGTCCCAGCGATACTCCGCCTGGGACGAGGTTCTCCCACCGCGGCTGGCCGCCTCGTTCCCCAACCCGACGCAGCAGCTGGACTTCAAGCGGTTCTCGTCCGACGCGCTCAAGGAGTATTTGCGCGCCGAGCGGGACCTGCTGTACGAACTCACCCCGGACATCCCCGTCACCACCAACTTCATGGTGATGGGCAAGACCCAGGAGATGAACTACGCCGGCTGGGCCGCGGAGGTGGACTTCGTCGCCAACGACCACTACCTGCACGCCGACCGGCGACGGTTCGACGAGCTGTCGTTCTCGGCCAACCTCACCAGCGGCATCGCCGGTGGACGCCCGTGGTTCCTCATGGAGCACTCGACCAGTGCCGTCAACTGGCAGCCGGTCAACCTGCCCAAACGTGACGGCGAGCTCGCCCGCGACTCCCTCACCCACGTCGCCCACGGCGCCGACGCCGTCTGCTTCTTCCAGTGGCGCCAGTCGCTTGCCGGAGCGGAGAAGTACCACTCGGCGCTGGTGCCCCATGCTGGCGAGGACAGCGCGGTTTTTCGGGCCGTGACCGACCTCGGCACGACGCTGCAGGGGCTGGCAGAGGTCGCCGGGTCGCCACGCCTGCGCGCTCGGGTCGGCATTCTCTTCGACTGGGAGTCGTGGTGGGGCAGCGAGCTCGACTCCCATCCGACGTCGCTGCTGCGCTACCACGACGAGGCCCTGTCGTGGTATGCCGCACTCCTGGACGCCGGCGTGCGGACCGACGTCCTGCCGACGTCTGCCGCCTTCGACGAGCACGACGTGATCCTGGCCCCGATCCTGCACGTGGTACCCGCCCACCTCGCCGAGCGGCTGACCACCTACGTCGCCGGAGGCGGGCATCTGCTCACAACGTACTTCTCCGGCATCGTGGACGAGAACGACCACGTGTGGCCGGGCGGCTACCCCGGGGCGCTACGTGACCTGCTCGGCATCCGCATCGAGGAGTTCTCGCCCCTGGTTGCCGACGAGCACGTGCGGCTCGACAACGACGCCTCCGGCACCCTGTGGACCGAGACCATCGACGTCGCCGCAGGCACCGAGGTACTGGCCCGGTACTCCACCGGTGCCCAGGCCGACCGTCCCGCCATCACCAGGAGGCCCGCCGGCGAGGGGTCGACGACCTACGTCTCGACCCGACTCGACGACGCCGGTCGCCGATGGGTACTCCAGCAGCTGCTCGGTCGAGCAGCGGTCACGCCCGAGCTGCCCGAGGCGGTCACCGGTCGCATCGAACTCGCCATCCGGCACAACGACACCGCGGAGTACTGGTTCCTCATCAACCGGGGGGAGGCAGCGGTCCCCATCGACGGCATCGACGGGGAGGTGCTGGCCTGCAGCGCGCAGAGTCAGGCAGACCAGCTGGTCGTCGGTGCACGCAGCGTTGCCGTGCTGCGCCGCCCGCGACGCGGAGCCAGAGCCCACTCACCGGCGCGGCCATAAGCAGCGACAGCCCGAATCCAGGAACACGCCCGACACTAGGCAAGGGAGCTCGAGATGGAGCAGGTCACGAACCCGGGACTGAACCCGGTCACACGCCGCAGCTTTCTCCTGGGGGCCGCGGGTGGCGCCGGCGCGCTGTTGCTCAGCGGATGCGTGGGCTCTGGAACACCCGGAGGCAACCAAGGGGGTGGATCATCCAAGGAGCTGATCCTGCAGAACTCGATCGAGGACCCCGCGCCGGAGCAAGCCCTGGAGGAGCTGGCCGCCCGCATGAGGAACTACGAGGTGACGGTGAACTCCGTGGCCACCGAGCAGTTCCGTGCCCAGCTGTCGACGTATCTGACCTCCTCCGACCCCCCCGATGTCCTGACCTGGTACGCCGGGCCGGTGGCGAACTCCTACGCCGAGGAGGGCCTCCTGCTCGATGTGTCCTCGCTGTGGCGAGGTGATGGTCCCTGCGCGAACTTCTCCAGCGCGCTGCGCAGCCTGTCGACCAGCTCCGAGGGCCAGCAGATCTTCGTGCCCACTTTCAACTACTGGTGGTCCCTGTTCTACAAGAAGTCCGCGTTCGAGTCCTGGGGGGTCGAGCCGGTGGACACGTGGGAGGACTTCCTGGCCATGTGCGAGACCTTGAAACGCAAGGGCGTCTCCCCGCTCACGCAGGGGATCGGCTCCACCCCGTGGATGGCGTCGGGCTGGTTCGACTACCTCAACCTCCGGGTGAACGGGGCGAGGTATCACCGCGAACTCCTGGCAGGCGAGCACTCGTTCACAGATCGGCAGGTCGTGGAGGTCATGGAGCAGTACCGGCGGCTGATCCCCTACTTCCACCCCAACATGGCCTCGTGGGACTACCAGCAGGCGAGTCAGGCGCTGACCGACAACTCCGCAGCGATGTACCTCACCGGCGCCTTCACCATCCAGCACATGCCTGCAGACCAGCGAGGCGACCTCGACTTCTTCTCCGTCCCGACCATCGACCCGAGCGTTCCCAGCGCAGAGGAGGCACCCACCGACGGCTTCTTCGCCTCGGCCAACACCGACAACCCCGAGGGCTCGTTGGCCCTGCTGGACTACCTAGCCTCGCCGCAGTCCCAACAGGCCTTCATCGAAAAGACCGCTCAGGACGGCGCCGCCTACCTGCCTACCTCACCCGAAGTCGACACCTCCAACTTCACCCCCATCCTGCAGAAGGGCATGCAGCTGCTGCGGGAGACCGAAGAAATCACCCAGTTCTTCAACCGTGACTCCAGCGACGAGATGCAGGCCATCGCCGACACCGCACTGACCAAGTTCCTGGACAACCCAGGCGACATGAAGGCCATCTTGGCCGAGTGGCAGCAGTCCGCGGAGACCGCCCGGTGATGACCCTCACGCAGCGCGCCCCCGCGGCACGCGGCCCCACCGCGCCGGCCAGCGACCGGCGCCGCCGCAGACGCCGGAAACGTGTTCCAGCGGTGGTGTGGCTGTTCCTGCTGCTTCCGCTCGCGGTGGAGGCGTTCTGGGTCTTCTGGCCGGCCCTCAACAGCTTCTCACTGTCGTTCACCGAGTGGTCAGGCGTCGGCCCCGCCGAGCCCGTCGGCTGGGCCAACTACACCGACCTCATGGCCGACCCGGTGTTCCACATGGCCTTGCGCAACAACGTCATCTGGGCTATCGGCTTCGGTGGAGCATCCGTCGCCATCGGTCTGGCCCTCGCAGTTACACTCAACCGGCCCCGGCGAGGCGTCGGCTTCTACCGCAGCGCCATCTACCTGCCGATGGTGATCTCCCTGGTCGTCACCGGGCTGTTCTGGCGGATCATCTACCAGCCCGGGGGGCCCATCGACCAAATGCTGGCTCTCGGGGGTCTCGGAGCCGTAACCGTGCAGTGGCTCGCGAACGAAGACCTCGCGCTCTACGCCATCCTGATCGCGGCCGTATGGCGCCAGGTCGGCTACATCATGGTGCTCTACCTCGCTGGGCTCAAGGGCTGCGACTCAACCCTGGAGGAGGCAGCCTCCGTCGACGGCGCCAACGGCTGGCAGACATTCTGGCGTGTGGTCATGCCCCAGCTCAAGGGCGTCAACGCCGTCGTCTTCTCCGTGACCGTCATCGACTCGCTCAGAACGTTCGACATCGTCTGGGCCATGACCCGGGGAGGCCCCTACAACAGCACCCACCTGCTGAGCACCTACATGTTCCAGCAGGGCTTCACCCTCGTGAACCTCGGTTACGGGTCGGCGATCGCTGTCGTGATCTTCCTACTGGCCATCACCTTCATCATCACCTACCTGGTGCGCCAGGCCCGCATGGAGGAGTCCTGACCATGTCGCTAGCGATGGAGCGGTCGCCCAGCCCCAGCGGCCAGGTCGGCAAGAAGTCCGGCATCCCTTGGTTCCACATCGTCATGGGGCCGCTGGCGCTGCTCTGGCTCAGCCCCATCTTGTACGTCATGACCATCGCCTTCCGGTCCTTCGACGACATCGCCTTACACGGGCTGGGGGCCTTGCCGGCGACCTTCACCTTGGGCGGGTTCGTCGAGGCGTTCCAAGGAGGCGCGGTCGGCACGGCCCTGGTCAACAGCGCCGTGGTGACACTCTCGGGGGTACTGGCCAGTCTCTTCCTCAGCTCGCTGGCGGCCTATGCCCTGAGCAGATACCGGATTCCTTTTGCCCGTACCATCCTGTTGGTCATGCTGGCCGGCAACCTGCTGCCGCCGCAGATCCTGCTCATCCCGGTCTCCCGCATCGCGCAAGGCCTCGGGATCTACGACACGCTTTTCGCATTGATCGCGGTCCAGGTGGGCTTTGGTCTGGGCTTCTACACGTTCGTGCTGCATGGCTTCATGCGCTCGTTGCCGAATGAAGTGTTCGAGGCCGCAGTGATCGACGGTGCCGGCCCCACCCGGATCTATTGGGGGATCGTCCT is a genomic window of Streptosporangiales bacterium containing:
- a CDS encoding SDR family oxidoreductase → MTSSEAPASGAERFRDRVAVVTGAASGIGAATAARLGRDGASVVLMDVSPRVSEVADQLRNAGCTAIAQVADVSDPARWGQVVNAAQEEFGPVDLLVSNAFTLDFAAAHETTPESWERQIAVNLTAAHLGFTACLPGMRASTHPGGAAATFVSSVHAFIGLPGHPAYAASKGGLISLARQLAVEYGPAVRVNTVVPGPIVSGAWDRVSPEDRELSAGATVAGRLGSADEAAAAIAFLLSADASFITGASLVVDGGWSVMKASA
- the eda gene encoding bifunctional 4-hydroxy-2-oxoglutarate aldolase/2-dehydro-3-deoxy-phosphogluconate aldolase, with protein sequence MLERHRAFAIIRTRDPELAVTCALTLVQAGVRVLEISLTTPDALEVIRTVTHEVGDDGGLGAGTVPDAAALHRAVEAGAAYAVTPALNPAVREAVRVGVPVVAGALTPTEVATAVDLGADAIKIFPASLGGPRYIRALTDPFPEVAFAPVGGVSLDSGRDYLDAGAVAVGLGSPLLADAAQGGDLDALAERAHKVLASVARS
- a CDS encoding ABC transporter permease subunit codes for the protein MTLTQRAPAARGPTAPASDRRRRRRRKRVPAVVWLFLLLPLAVEAFWVFWPALNSFSLSFTEWSGVGPAEPVGWANYTDLMADPVFHMALRNNVIWAIGFGGASVAIGLALAVTLNRPRRGVGFYRSAIYLPMVISLVVTGLFWRIIYQPGGPIDQMLALGGLGAVTVQWLANEDLALYAILIAAVWRQVGYIMVLYLAGLKGCDSTLEEAASVDGANGWQTFWRVVMPQLKGVNAVVFSVTVIDSLRTFDIVWAMTRGGPYNSTHLLSTYMFQQGFTLVNLGYGSAIAVVIFLLAITFIITYLVRQARMEES
- a CDS encoding FCD domain-containing protein, with translation MGAYAGRGLHGEVVEILGRRILAGDVTEGQTLDPTRLEVDLDVSRTVIREALRVLKAKGLVDARQKRGTFVLPRREWNLLDADIMRWQFEANHGDDLITDLSEVRGIIEPASARLAALRRTEDDLEVLDQALDMMLRAAQGEGSAVAADLAFHGAVFGATHNEMLVQMEAVMAAGLVARDQMVHGGIPDDDPTPAHASVRDAIVDGDPDAAEQAMRGLLAKSVLDVERIREGTQA
- a CDS encoding sugar kinase produces the protein MTSRGVLTVGEAMAVVRSEHPLRLGGPTHLTVAGAEANVAIGLARLRHPVRWFSRLGQDEPGALVARTLRAEGVDLTTVQYDDAAPTGLMLTDRLPGRNVRVHYYRSDSAASRMSPDDVTPELFDDASLLHLTGITPALGPGPAGLTQRLAEVAANHRVTVVLDVNHRARLWNRHEARTALRSLLPYIDVIVASEDELSLVTEGDDETAMVERLLDGATHELAVKRARRGASLFTPDSRYDHPAPPVDVLDTTGAGDAFCAGYLSATLDGLGPQERLARAVTLSACAVTAVGDWENLPTRNELDLLGLEAGETVR
- a CDS encoding ABC transporter permease subunit, which translates into the protein MERSPSPSGQVGKKSGIPWFHIVMGPLALLWLSPILYVMTIAFRSFDDIALHGLGALPATFTLGGFVEAFQGGAVGTALVNSAVVTLSGVLASLFLSSLAAYALSRYRIPFARTILLVMLAGNLLPPQILLIPVSRIAQGLGIYDTLFALIAVQVGFGLGFYTFVLHGFMRSLPNEVFEAAVIDGAGPTRIYWGIVLPLSRPPLAALTALATTWIFNDLIWAMAVLQTETKFPITAALLNLQGGYSTSWNVVAAGSIVAVIPPAVVFFMFQKQFVSGLLVGSNK
- a CDS encoding extracellular solute-binding protein gives rise to the protein MEQVTNPGLNPVTRRSFLLGAAGGAGALLLSGCVGSGTPGGNQGGGSSKELILQNSIEDPAPEQALEELAARMRNYEVTVNSVATEQFRAQLSTYLTSSDPPDVLTWYAGPVANSYAEEGLLLDVSSLWRGDGPCANFSSALRSLSTSSEGQQIFVPTFNYWWSLFYKKSAFESWGVEPVDTWEDFLAMCETLKRKGVSPLTQGIGSTPWMASGWFDYLNLRVNGARYHRELLAGEHSFTDRQVVEVMEQYRRLIPYFHPNMASWDYQQASQALTDNSAAMYLTGAFTIQHMPADQRGDLDFFSVPTIDPSVPSAEEAPTDGFFASANTDNPEGSLALLDYLASPQSQQAFIEKTAQDGAAYLPTSPEVDTSNFTPILQKGMQLLRETEEITQFFNRDSSDEMQAIADTALTKFLDNPGDMKAILAEWQQSAETAR
- the dgoD gene encoding galactonate dehydratase, translating into MKITGVETFLVPPRWLFVRVQTDEGVVGWGEPVVEGRAETVRVAVDTLAELLLGADPLRIEDHWQTMTRGGFYRGGPVLSSAIAGLDQALWDIAGKVRDVPVHGLLGGPVRDRVRIYSWVGGDEPSEIADAISQQMEHGLTAVKMNATGRMSPIASPREIDTVLARVQNAREVLGEDRDLALDFHGRVSPANAQRLLPLLEPYRPMFVEEAVLPELGHLTAQIAACSTVPLALGERLYSRWDFLPVLGAGISVAQPDLSHAGGISEVRRIGAMAEVHGVSMAPHCPLGPIALAASLQIAFATPNFLIQEQSLGIHYNHGTELLDYVVDRTPFRFVNGHVARPIGPGLGIEVDEAAVRRAAELGHQWRSPIWRYEDGGLAEW